A region from the Desulfitobacterium dehalogenans ATCC 51507 genome encodes:
- a CDS encoding dimethyl sulfoxide reductase anchor subunit family protein, with product MGEHFALTTFSICIQAAVGVMLFVAIGRLVNKEGVFKNAMITATGLGVIGMLASLLHLGRPLSAMNALFQFGTSWLSREIWFTAMFVGLTVVAAVLLYVKPQAAGAITGLSAAAALVGLIDVFAMAKIYSSASVPVWQSATTTVEFYTAALSMGAMLFLVLSMKEAGKMKKFVALAVAAVVAVQVAAVVPYFISLGASTSTALQASLAILGSLKTATAIKWLFILAGAGLVLWMAKDELSKSVSNAVIGGTALILVGQAIGRYVFYAAMVISGVGLT from the coding sequence ATGGGTGAACATTTTGCCTTGACCACGTTTTCCATCTGTATCCAAGCAGCCGTGGGAGTTATGCTCTTTGTGGCTATTGGTCGGCTTGTGAATAAAGAAGGGGTATTCAAGAATGCTATGATCACGGCGACAGGCCTTGGCGTCATCGGCATGTTGGCTTCTCTGCTACACTTGGGGCGCCCTTTAAGTGCCATGAATGCTCTGTTTCAATTCGGTACCTCCTGGCTCAGCCGCGAGATTTGGTTTACTGCGATGTTTGTTGGGTTAACCGTTGTGGCTGCTGTGCTTCTCTATGTTAAACCCCAAGCAGCAGGAGCTATCACCGGCTTATCCGCAGCGGCTGCACTGGTGGGTCTGATCGATGTCTTTGCCATGGCGAAGATTTATAGCTCGGCCAGTGTGCCTGTATGGCAAAGTGCTACGACCACTGTTGAGTTCTATACCGCTGCACTATCCATGGGAGCCATGCTTTTCCTTGTTCTGAGTATGAAAGAAGCTGGGAAGATGAAGAAATTCGTGGCTTTAGCTGTCGCAGCTGTTGTAGCTGTTCAAGTCGCTGCTGTAGTCCCTTACTTTATTTCTCTGGGGGCCAGCACCAGTACCGCTTTGCAAGCCAGCCTTGCTATTCTCGGCAGTCTGAAGACAGCCACAGCCATTAAATGGCTGTTTATCCTCGCTGGAGCTGGGTTGGTTCTTTGGATGGCTAAAGATGAACTAAGCAAATCTGTATCCAATGCTGTCATCGGCGGTACAGCTTTGATTCTGGTTGGCCAGGCGATCGGAAGGTATGTATTCTACGCTGCAATGGTTATATCTGGGGTAGGGTTAACTTAA
- a CDS encoding 4Fe-4S dicluster domain-containing protein, with protein sequence MGQLGFYYDMASCMGCKACQIACKDRNDLKVGELFRKVYEFEGGTYPNVGGYYLSMGCNHCAEAKCVKGCPTGAMHFDKDGTVQHDKELCIGCKYCVWNCPYSVPHYFEDKNVVGKCDSCKELRDAGQNPVCVDACIMRCLKFGDLDQMKAEYGEDLVKELPILPSATKTDPSFLIKPKAEALKPGYKKVGV encoded by the coding sequence ATGGGACAATTAGGATTTTATTATGATATGGCTTCTTGTATGGGATGCAAAGCCTGTCAAATTGCCTGTAAAGATAGGAATGATCTCAAAGTAGGGGAACTATTCCGCAAAGTCTATGAATTTGAAGGTGGTACCTATCCCAATGTAGGGGGCTATTACCTTTCCATGGGGTGTAATCATTGTGCAGAAGCTAAATGTGTTAAAGGCTGTCCTACGGGGGCCATGCACTTTGATAAAGATGGTACAGTTCAACATGATAAAGAACTATGTATCGGCTGCAAATATTGTGTTTGGAACTGTCCATATAGTGTACCTCATTACTTCGAAGACAAAAATGTCGTAGGAAAGTGTGATTCCTGTAAAGAATTAAGAGATGCTGGACAGAACCCCGTTTGTGTGGATGCATGTATTATGCGTTGTTTGAAATTTGGAGATTTAGACCAAATGAAAGCAGAATACGGGGAGGATCTGGTCAAGGAGTTACCCATTCTTCCTTCGGCCACCAAAACCGATCCCTCCTTCTTAATCAAACCCAAAGCCGAAGCCCTAAAGCCCGGTTATAAGAAAGTGGGGGTGTAA